In bacterium BMS3Abin02, the genomic window GCCAACTCCGACACTCGGAGTCCTGTCGCGTAGAGCACTTCGAGAAGTGCACGGTCTCTGAGCGACACCGGGTCGTGACCGTCCAGACCGTCGAGAATCACACGCACGGTCCTGCTGGGCAGGGCATGCGGGAGCGTTCCCGGTCGACGCGGCCTGCCCAGCCGATCGGAAGGATTGACGTCGATGGCTCCGTGCCGGACCTGGTCGGAGAAGAAACTCCGTACGGCGGATGCCTTGCGCGCCACGGAACGCCGGGCGTACCCCCTGGTGTCCAGGTAGGCGAGGAACCGGCGAACCATCGATCGGTCGATCTCGGTGATGCCGGCGACCCCGGCCCGATCACAGAACGCCATGAACTGGCCGAGATCACGGCGGTACGCAGCAACGGTGTGCACCGACAAGTTGCGCTGCGATGCCAACCGCATCAGATAGTCGTCGACGGGAGCACACGCCCAGTCGGGCGGCTCAGGGATTGCAGCCATGGGTCCATGGTTGCCGCAGATGCGGTGCTGGTCAATGATCCGCCGTCTCGGCGACCCGGCGCGTTGCGATGAACATGCCGGGGGCGCCCGTTCGGACGCCCCCGATCCTGCGAGAGGAGCCTCACGCGGCTTTGGTCGCTCGACCCAACTTCTTGGTCTTGCCGACCTTGACCTCCAGTTTCTTCGGCTTCCTGCTGAGACTCTCCGGAAGCGGCATGCGGATCGTCAGCACACCGCCCTCATAGTGGGCATCCAGCTCGTCGGCGTCGATGCCCTCCGGGATCATCAGGTCTCGCTGGAAGCTGCCGAAGGTCCGCTCCCGCACGTAGAGATCACCCTCTTCGACATCCCGCTCGAAGGAGCGCGAGCCACGAAGGTGAAGGACGTTGCCCTCAACGGTGATATCGAGGTCCTTCTCGGGGTCGATGCCAGGCAGTTCCGCCTCCACGACCAGGTTGCTGTGGTCGCGATAGATATCGACCCGCGGACGCCAGACCCACGCGGTCTCCGACTCCATGGGACGCAAGACGCCGAAGAAGCGATTCATCATGTCCTGCAGATCACGTTCGATCGACGTTGTGAACGGTGACCAATTGGTTGCCAACATAACTTCTCACCTCCTCTCACACGGTCTCTCCGGGGAGCCTCCCCCGGAGTGCACGGGCGGCGAGACGGTCCAGAAAGGGCGCGTTCCGCCTTCCCTGCATCTCCTACAACGCATCTGTATTCCCGTAATTCCCGTAGCTTCCGACCCGGTCGGGCAGGTAGTCACGGATTGGACCCGGGGACCCTTGGTCGACGCGGATACCGGGGTGGTCAACGATTCCGACAGACCAGACCTTCGCTTCTTCGCACGAGGCCAAGTGTCTCGAGACGGGCGACGTCCGCCAGCACGGAGGCCGCCGAGCGGTCGAGCTCCTCTGCCAGAGCGTCGACGGATCTCCCGATCGGACCGATGATCCGGAGGATCTCATCGCCTTGCGTGACAGAAGCCCGGCGTTCCGAGGGCCCCAGGACGATCGAAACCGCCTCGATGAGGTCGTCGGCGTCGAGAACGGGAAGTGCACCGTCCCTGATCAACAGGTTGCAGCCTTCGGACGTGGGACGATCGATGTCACCGGGAACGGCGAAGACCTCTCTTCCCTGCATGAGGGCGGTGCGCGCGGTGATCAACGCGCCACCGGTTCGAGCGGCCTCGACCACCACCACGACGGCCGAAAGCCCGGAGATGATCCGGTTCCGGGGCGGGAACCGCCAGCCGTTCGGGGGCGTCCCGGGTGGATACTCGGTGACGATCGCACCTCCGGTCACGACCACCTGCTCCCCGAGCGCACGATGCTCCTTCGGGTACCAGATGTCCGGTCCGCAGCCGAGGACCGCGACACCGCATCCGTCTGCGTCGACCACGCCGCGATGGGCAGACCCGTCGACGCCGCGGGCCAGCCCGGACACGACCGGCCAGTTCGCTTCTGCGAGGGCCCGCCCGTACGCGTTGGCCAGACGCATGCCGTACGCGGTGGCCCTCCGTGACCCGACGACGGCGACACCAGGTCTGGCCGGCAGTGCGCCACGCACGAAGAGCAGATCCGGACAGTCCGGAAGTCCGGCAAGATGAGAGGGCATTCCCTCACGCAGCACAACGGCGATGCCCTGCTCCGCGAGTTGTTCGAGCCGGTCGCCGGCGGACACGGCTGCCGCCAAGCGCGCATGCTCGGGTACGTCCACGGTCCCTTTCCGTATCGATGCCAGGATCGCGTCCGCAGAGCCCAGCCGATCGACCAGCTGAGCCCTGCGCGCAGGGTGCATCCCCACGTAGGCGACCTGCAGCCGCGCGTTCACCACTCACCCCGGAAACTCAGCGCTTCCGCGACGTGCGGCTCATCGACCGATGCCGAGCCGTCGAGATCTCCGACAGTCCGCGCGACCCGCCGAACCCTGTCGAAGCCACGCCCGGTCAGGGCGAACCGTTCCACGGCCGCCTCGAGCAACCGACGAGCCCCCGGCGTCCACTCGAGCTCATCCAACTGCCCGCGCCCGAGCCGGCCATTCGGTCCACCCCTGGCACGCTGCGGCGCCCGCGCCGCCAGCACACGCTCGGCAATGGACACACTCGCCTCTCCGGGCGGACCGAGCAGCTCCGATCGTTCGGGCCGAGGGATCGGCACCCTCAGATCGAATCGATCGAGCAGGGGCCCTGAGATACGCCGCCGATACCGCTGAATCGAGGTGGTCGAGCACGAGCACGGCTTGACGCGATCCCCGGCGAACCCGCACGGACACGGGTTCGTCGCCGCGACGAGCTGGATATCGCTCGGGAACCGGACCGACACCCCCTTTCGGGCGATCACCACCGACCCGGCCTCGAGAGGCTGACGAAGCGCATCCAGGATGTTCACCGGAAACTCGCCCAATTCATCGAGGAAGAGAACACCCCGATGGGCAAGCGAGATCTCACCCAGCACGGGAACACCGCTCCCGCCGCCGACGATGGCCGGCATCGTCGCGGAGTGGTGAGGAGCCCGAAACGGGGGTGCCGACGACGCCGGAGCCGGTCTCCCGGCTGCGCCCCACACCTGAGCCACCTCCAACGCAGTCTCCTCGTCCAGAGGCGGCAAGATACCGGGCAGGCGAAGCGCGAGCATCGTCTTGCCCGCCCCCGGCGGTCCCCACAACAGGAGATGATGCGCGCCCGCGGCTGCGATCTCCAGAGCCCGACGACCCGCAGACTGTCCCCGCACCTCGGCGAGATCGAAGCGCTCGCCGGGGACCGTTGCCTCCCTCGCAGGTACCGGGGCGCCCGGCGCACCCTGGGTTACGGCGATCGCCTCCGAGAGCGAGCGGACAGCCCTCACCTGGGCGCCGGGAACGCGTGAGGCCTCCCCCGCCGAAGCCTGCGGAAGCAGGCACGGCACACCCGCATCTCGCGCCACGATGCCTGCGCCAAGGCCACCGCGCGCCGATCGAACCGCCCCGTCGAGAGCGAGCTCGCCCAACGCCACCACGCTTCCAGCGTTCGGTGGAACACTCCCCGCGGCGGCGAGGACGCCGAGCGCAATCGGAAGGTCGTACGCCGATCCCGCCTTGGGAAGATCGGCAGGGGCCAAGTTGACGGTCACACGCCGATTGGGAAAGGGAAATCCCGACGACAACACGGCTGCCCGGACCCGATCCTTCGCTTCGCGCACCGCGGTATCAGGAAGCCCCACCAATGCGAATCCCTTTCTCGGGACACCAACGTGAACTTCCACACGCACGGGACGTGGCTCGACGCCGACAAGGGCGACAGATGTGACTGTTGCGAACATGGCCCAACCGTAGGGGTGGGGTGTGACAAGACCTTGAGACGGCCTCAGACCGCGTCGCCGACGGTCTCCCAAGGGTCGGGTGCCGTCACCGTGCGAGAAGGCGACCCGTCAGACCGTCGCACCGACGGATCCCACACCTCTCCGCAACGGGTGCAGCGGATCACAGACCCTTCCTCGACGAGCCGGTGCACACGCCACACGCACCAGTCGACGTTCTCCCGGTTGCGGCGACGTCCCGCGACCTTCAATCGAGCCATCCGACCAGAGCGAGCCGCCCACTCCTCACGTCCATCTCCACTTCGTGTTGTGGGGATCGAACGCCGGCGACCAGATCCGCTGTCCGATGCGAATGACGCCGCAGACCACACAGACCTTGCGGGTGAGACCGGCCCCGATGGCGTGTTCTTTGAACTGGTGGCTCTTGCATGTGCTCATACAAGAGACATCGGCCGGTGACACCGATCCTGCAGGAGCGTATCGAGTTGATCCGAATGGTCTAGTGCCCGTCTCCCGGCTTGAACTACACTGGTGTAAGTCGACGGAGGAGACAGGGTGCTGGCATTCGACACGAAAGTCGACGAAACGCAGATCGTCGTCGAGGCCTGCCTCGATCGCTACCGGGCGCTCGGCATCGAGGCGGAGGCGATCTCCTGGGATCGGATCACCCTGGAGCACCTGAGCACGAACGTGACGCCCGTGATCAGGACCGAGCGTCGCCTCGACTGCATCCTCACACGAGACACCCCTCGACGCGCCCATGGCCTCGTCTTCAGGCGCCTCGTCGGTGAAGGATGGACGGTGCACGCCTTGGTGCCCATGGAAACGCTCGGCGAGGCACACAGGGAATTGCGCGGGACCCCGATTCGGTTGCAGGGATGGTGGATCGACGAAGGTGGCGTACACTTCGGACGACCCGAGATTCCTTGAGACCATGCCCGTACCGCTCTACACCCAGACCGTCATCGCACTGATCTGGGACTTCGATCGCACACTGATCCCCGGCAACCAGCAGGATCCATTGTTCGAAGAGTACGGAGTGAACCCCCGGACCTTCTGGACGGAGGTCGATGGGCTGGTCGA contains:
- the xerD_2 gene encoding tyrosine recombinase XerD; the encoded protein is MAAIPEPPDWACAPVDDYLMRLASQRNLSVHTVAAYRRDLGQFMAFCDRAGVAGITEIDRSMVRRFLAYLDTRGYARRSVARKASAVRSFFSDQVRHGAIDVNPSDRLGRPRRPGTLPHALPSRTVRVILDGLDGHDPVSLRDRALLEVLYATGLRVSELASLQVDTVRDAEFVRVVGKGARERVVPLGRPARKALDRYLGAGRPRLASPDAGGALWIGVRGGPLGVRGIRRVVRGRAATFPHALRHSFATHLLEGGADLRVVQELLGHIELGTTQIYTAITREHLKATYERSHPRA
- the hspA_1 gene encoding spore protein SP21; this translates as MLATNWSPFTTSIERDLQDMMNRFFGVLRPMESETAWVWRPRVDIYRDHSNLVVEAELPGIDPEKDLDITVEGNVLHLRGSRSFERDVEEGDLYVRERTFGSFQRDLMIPEGIDADELDAHYEGGVLTIRMPLPESLSRKPKKLEVKVGKTKKLGRATKAA
- the comM gene encoding competence protein ComM, yielding MFATVTSVALVGVEPRPVRVEVHVGVPRKGFALVGLPDTAVREAKDRVRAAVLSSGFPFPNRRVTVNLAPADLPKAGSAYDLPIALGVLAAAGSVPPNAGSVVALGELALDGAVRSARGGLGAGIVARDAGVPCLLPQASAGEASRVPGAQVRAVRSLSEAIAVTQGAPGAPVPAREATVPGERFDLAEVRGQSAGRRALEIAAAGAHHLLLWGPPGAGKTMLALRLPGILPPLDEETALEVAQVWGAAGRPAPASSAPPFRAPHHSATMPAIVGGGSGVPVLGEISLAHRGVLFLDELGEFPVNILDALRQPLEAGSVVIARKGVSVRFPSDIQLVAATNPCPCGFAGDRVKPCSCSTTSIQRYRRRISGPLLDRFDLRVPIPRPERSELLGPPGEASVSIAERVLAARAPQRARGGPNGRLGRGQLDELEWTPGARRLLEAAVERFALTGRGFDRVRRVARTVGDLDGSASVDEPHVAEALSFRGEW